The sequence TGGTCGACAGCGCGATCGAGATCGACGGCTCGACGCGCTGACCGATCATCTTCATGACCGGCAGGTTGGAGATCAGCGATGTGCCGAGGTCGCCGTGCAAGAGCTTGTTCACCCAGGTGATGAACTGCACGATCAGGGGCTCGTTGAGGCCGAGCGAGGCGCGGATGCGCTCCAGCCGTTCCGGCGTCGCATTGTCGCCGGCGAGAATCGCGGCAGGGTCGCCCGGTGTCAGCCGCAGCAACAGGAAGACGAACAGCGCGACGACGCCCATCACGGGCACGGCGGCGAAAATTCGGCGAACGAGATATCCCAGCAAGTTGGATCCGTCAGATTAGAGTCAAATCGCGGCAGGGCCTTCGGCAGGTTGCCATCAGCCTAACATTTCAGCAATTCCCGTGCCATCCGGACCACAGGATTTGCGGGACGGGCCACTTGGGGCGGCTTTCACTTCTTGGCGTTAGTCCAGCGTCGCCAGCAGCCCCGCCATCAGCCGGCCGCGATCGACCAGGCTGTCGACCTCGAGATACTCTTCTAGCGTGTGGCCGTTGCCGCCACGCACGCCGAGGCCGTCGAGCGTCGGGATTCCCATGGCACCGGTGAAGTTGCCATCGGAGCCGCCGCCGGCGCTCCCATGCGGCAGCTCGGCGCCGAGCGATTGGGCGATGCCGCGCGCTTTTTCATAGAGCGCCATGGTGCCGGCATCCGGTTCCCAGACCGGACGCGTCACGCCGCGCGTGACCTTGAAAGCGACGTCGTTGGTGGTGCCCGAGAGCGCCAGCATCCGCTCGACGCCGCGATCAAGATCGGCCTGGCGCTTGGCCATCGACAGCGCTTCGCCGGTGGCGGTCGTGGCAACGCAATTGACCCATTGGCCGCCATGCACGACGCCGACCGAGAAGGTGCAATCCTCCGTGGTCATCGCGTCGATGGCGAGGATCTGCCGGGCCATCTCGCGGATCGCCGAGCGTCCCGCCGACAACCTCGCGCCGGCGTGGCTCGGCCGGCCCGTCGCCTCCAGATTGAACCGCGCGATGGCGTAACGCCCGGTAGTGACGCCGTTGTCGGCGCGGCCGGGCTCGGGCACCAGCACGTATTTGTTGCGCGCCGCCTCCGCCTCGATGATGTCGCGGGTCGAGGGCGTGCCGACTTCCTCATCCGGCGTGAACAGCACGGTGACAGGCAGCGGCGTGGTGAAGGCGGCGCGCGCCAGCTGCCGGATCGCTTCCAGCGCGAGGTAATTGCCGCCCTTCATGTCGTAGATGCCGGGGCCGTAGCATTTGTTGCCCTCGCGGTGCCATTTCAGCTTCTCGATGGTGCCGACCGGGTGGACGGTATCCATGTGGCCGGCGATCAGGATGCCCGGCTCGCCCTGCTTGGGGTGCGGGAAGCGTGCACGG comes from Bradyrhizobium diazoefficiens and encodes:
- a CDS encoding M20/M25/M40 family metallo-hydrolase, producing the protein MNPANLPFDSEAMLEGLRTWVECESPTWDADAVNRMLDIAARDMAIMGATIERIAGRQGFGGVIRARFPHPKQGEPGILIAGHMDTVHPVGTIEKLKWHREGNKCYGPGIYDMKGGNYLALEAIRQLARAAFTTPLPVTVLFTPDEEVGTPSTRDIIEAEAARNKYVLVPEPGRADNGVTTGRYAIARFNLEATGRPSHAGARLSAGRSAIREMARQILAIDAMTTEDCTFSVGVVHGGQWVNCVATTATGEALSMAKRQADLDRGVERMLALSGTTNDVAFKVTRGVTRPVWEPDAGTMALYEKARGIAQSLGAELPHGSAGGGSDGNFTGAMGIPTLDGLGVRGGNGHTLEEYLEVDSLVDRGRLMAGLLATLD